From the genome of Spartobacteria bacterium:
AAGTGTCTTTTTTTGTAACCTTTGTTCCTGGTCGGGTAAATTTAATGTCTTCATTAGGTCTGTCGTCGACTTCTTTCAGGATGACAGGGCTATTTCCATTTCCCCCACTTTGATACAAACCGTCTCCGTCGTAATAGTCGTCGGTATCGGGGATGACTGGAACAGTATCGTTCGGGCCATTATTTAGAAACGCCACCGTGGCATAATCCACCACGTCGTCGAAGCCGTTCTGGTCGGGAGTCAGAAAGCCAAGTGTTATTTCGTTGTCGGTAGTATAATTGTTGCCGTTGCTGCTGCTGGCGTTTCTGTCTTGCCCCAGGCTGGCGACCCAAAAGGCCACGGTTTCATTGTTTCCGTTGGTCCCGTTGACGGTGAGTTTCCCGCTGCTGTTGCTGTTGTATTTCAACGGTAGGCGCATACGGTCAACCCTGTGCCCCATCCGCTTTTGGAAATCCGCGTTGTCCGTGGGGAGGGATTTTGTTCTTCTGTAGTAGCCGATGACTTCGTTTCTGGCCTGGCGTACGGCCCGTTTCTGCTCGATCAAAAAATCCTTTTTGCTGCTGGATACCACGCGGGGCAGGATGATGGCCAGGGTCAATCCAATGACCACCATGAGGACGGCCATTTCCACCAGGGAAAAACCGTTTGGTCTGGAAAGGCGCGGGGGTG
Proteins encoded in this window:
- a CDS encoding type II secretion system protein, whose translation is MKPPPRLSRPNGFSLVEMAVLMVVIGLTLAIILPRVVSSSKKDFLIEQKRAVRQARNEVIGYYRRTKSLPTDNADFQKRMGHRVDRMRLPLKYNSNSSGKLTVNGTNGNNETVAFWVASLGQDRNASSSNGNNYTTDNEITLGFLTPDQNGFDDVVDYATVAFLNNGPNDTVPVIPDTDDYYDGDGLYQSGGNGNSPVILKEVDDRPNEDIKFTRPGTKVTKKDTYIQAKSVSFEVDLQIESEKDLNIEVSESVIFKKNIIFGKVGDKITITSSSGGPVSVYMLKSVYAALAVTGGFTDPQEITSDGQIFVKIILTSGPLTIQRKP